cttaGCATCTTcaactttcttttctaattcattggagaaattatttgatttctcCAGTTCTGCTCTCAACCTAATAATTTCCTCTGATTCGTCAGCTGCACCATTTCCTGATTGGTTGTTCTTCTCGATTTCTTGTTGTAACgatttttccaaattaacCTTAGTTTCATTTAACTCATTTATTTGGGTTGTTAGATTAATTTGCATTGTCTTAGCAGCATCAAGCTTCTCGTGCGCCTGTTTTTTTAATCTATCAAACCTATCAGTTAGTTGAGCATTTTCCGTACGAACGGTTTCTAATTGTTCTTCTAaggtttttattttctctaGGGATTTCATGTGTGCTTCCTCTTCAACTATCTTCCCTTGTTGTAAAATAGTTTGTGAACGTAACTTCCACCGTTCTAGCTCTTCTTGACATATATTTAGATGTTGTTCTTTCTCGGCAACCTTCAATTTTAGCTCATTAATCTCTTGTTCCAATGGTTCTAGTTTCACCTGCATATCTGCTAATTGGCTCGAAAGAGTCTCGTTTACTTTAGTACAGTTTTCTACTTCTTTTATTAACTTAGCATTTGATTCTTCTAGGGCAAGTAATTTCGTTGTATTTTCCAttacttcttctttatcttcttctttcttcgATTGTTGGTCGATTTTCACGAACGACGGGAATTTCTCTCTTGGATTTTTATTCCTATATCTCGCCCTTCTTAATGAGTAGTTTGCAGAGTTGAGATTTAGAGCCaacattttcttttcgtGAATTAGTGAACGTACTAAATGACCTATAGCTGCTGTGTTTAATATCTTCCCATCATAACTTTCTAATATCTCTGTCACTTTACCATCAAATGAAGCCATTTTTACCTCCGCTTCTTCAAGCCTTTCATTTGCATGATCAATTTCAGTATTGTAATTAGATTCTATTACCAatgattgttgttgtataGAATTAATCGCTTGTCTTAAACGACTTAGagaatttttgaaatgtttGAAGGCGTCTTTAAATGttgtattttcttcaacCATGGTTTGTAGTAAAACGATGGCAttgttaattttttctgagttttcattttcagcCATTTGAAGTTTCTCAGTCTTTTCCACTAGCTTTGACTTCAgttcatttaattctttttctttccctTGCAGTTGGCTTACGCTATTGGCTAAAAAGGAGTTTTTCTGTTCCAGAGTCGTATATACAGAAGCAAGCTTATAAGTGGCTTGTTTGAGGTCATTTTTGACTTTGGtgtatttattttccaatttcaaatgagATTCTGTTTTCATGTCCAAATCTTCTTGTACTTCTTTTAATTCTCGCCTTAGAGTTCTGAATTGATTTTGTAACTCCTCTAGGTTTTCATAGTAAAGATATGAAATATCTGAATCATTTACGCTTTCTAGTTTCTTTCGTTCAAAAGTATATGTTTGTTGCTTGGCAGGTTCTTTCTCTTCGTTTTTGATTTGCGTATTTTTAGGTAACTCACGTTCAGATAGTGATGTCTCCAATTGAAGGACCTTATTGTCtaataaattctttgaTAAAGTCATTGTCAGTATTTTGTCttccaaatttttattttttgatttcaaattggatatttctttatctaaaaatgaaattttctGTTCAGCTACCGAAAGttctataatttttgattgcTCGAGGTTATTTACCCCTCCAGTAATtagatttttttcaaatagCTCATTTTCAGCTAAATCTTGTTCCAATgtctttattttgttttctaaCTTATCTACGTATTCTTTTAAAAGATTGTTATTATCTTTCATCTCATCGAAATTGAGGGCATGTTTTTCAACTTCCATTTTTGATGTCAATTGTGATTTCTGCAGcgtttttattttattctcTAACTCTTCTAGCACCTTCACgtgttgttgtttcattgaagataatTCATTAGTTAATCTTTCCTTCTCCAATTCACATTGCTGCAAGCTAGATATCgaattatttgaagtaTTGGATTGGATTGTCGAATTCGTCACTAGCAACTTATAAGAGTCTCTTTCTTGCGAAATGATGTTGATCTTCGATTCTAATGtttttatatgtttttCCAAGTCCACACTTGTACTTTTCGCAGATTCGactattttattattatcggTGATCCTCAACGTCTTTTgctgttcttgttcttgtcTTTCTAAGGTCTGTACTAATTGTCTTGTCGTTCTTAACaattccatatttttctgTTGTAACTCTTtaacattttgaaaatgaagcagtcgttttgaaataattttgTGTGAGTCAGTATCATTTTCTGTATTTTCGTTAgatacaattttttttacaaGGGTAGCCTCTTTTTCAGTGAATGGAGATTTATTATCGATacataataaaagatattgGACTTGATGAGCCAAATCGGACCTTTGCCTCAGtaattcatcattgaaTTGTTCATTGTtagatattttcttttgtaaaTTGGTTAATTCTCTATCTTTTATGTCTCTTTCTTTAGCAGTTTCTTCAAGTGATGAAGTGATCCTCAATAATTCCCTTTCTAGAGAAgaatttctttctttaaagGAATCTATCATGGGTAATTTCTGTTCTAATTCCACTAAAAACGATTCGACTTGTCTTTGTAATGTATCTTTATGTCTTTTCTCTTTAACGAGTTGTCTTCTTAGTATCtctattaatttttttggattCCCAAATTTGGAgattaatttcttctcatcaatattaatatacTTATCGACAGTTGATTTCAACTCGTTACATTCTTTTTCTGAATTTACAAGTTTCTCCTTCAGGTCAACTAGTTCCTGGATGATCTTTTTTTCAGGAGTTTCCAAATTCTTCGACGTTAAACGTTCTATTTGCTTTTTATACGATGCAATTTCATTATGTAACAGTTCATTGACTCTTTGCTTTAAAGTGATTTCTTTGGCAAATTCTTGTTTACTAGAATTTAGATTGTCATCCAGATCTTTAATTCTGAACAATTTTCTTTGCAAATCGGTAGAGAGTGATTCattcatatatttcaaagttGCAATTTCAGACTTTAATGACAATATTTCACTTGATACTATTTGAAGTTGGTCCTGAAGACGGGATGCATCTTCCGCAGAGGAATATAActttttattcttatcaGTTTCCTTACATTTAATTTCTAAATAAAGATTGTTCTCTCGAAGTAATTTCATTCCAGTTTGAagtttcttattttcaGTATTAGCAAGCCATAACTCTTGGGTCATTGAGTCCAATTTCCCTTCGAAGACTCCGATTTGTTCCTTGAGAGCTGAATTCTCCGTTAATGAGTCTtgtaattctaattttgaTTGTTCCAGGACATTTTCAGTCTTACGCTCCCTTGCTTCCAACGTCGTATGATCCCTCTGCATAGCCTCTAGATCGTATTTTATTAGTGTTATTTCCGAGTTAAGAGCATCATTGGAATCAAATTCCTTTTGCTTTTCACTAACAAGTTTTTCCCTCGCAACGAGATATCCAGattctttctcttttaattttttgttttcaagTTGTAggttgaaatatttttgcGATATGGTATTAATTTTACCTTCATATACATGTTTTATGTCATCAATTGCAGCACTAACGAAACTGTTCTCTTTCATAAGGTCATAAGCTTTAGTATAAATTTTCTCTAAAGCATGCTCATCCATTGACTCCCATGTATTACCTGGTAAGTCAaagaaagatgaaattttatCTATTATGGATGGAGTAGGTTCATTTCTGCTGTCAGTTGACATGGTTATAGTCTTCCCTTAAACTATATTTCGTTAACCAATGTTTAGTAGAGACAAATACGAGCTTTTCGAGCAACAATTGCGAGGTCAATTTGAATGgttcaataattttggtTCTTAATTGCCCTATGTAAAAGGTCTTGGCCACACAATTACTATGATATCGATGGACCAATCTAGCGACTCTCCTGtctttgttcttctttttctatTCCTTCACTACTGTGCTTCGCTTAGAA
Above is a genomic segment from Naumovozyma dairenensis CBS 421 chromosome 6, complete genome containing:
- the MLP2 gene encoding Mlp2p (similar to Saccharomyces cerevisiae MLP2 (YIL149C) and MLP1 (YKR095W); ancestral locus Anc_5.702), producing MSTDSRNEPTPSIIDKISSFFDLPGNTWESMDEHALEKIYTKAYDLMKENSFVSAAIDDIKHVYEGKINTISQKYFNLQLENKKLKEKESGYLVAREKLVSEKQKEFDSNDALNSEITLIKYDLEAMQRDHTTLEARERKTENVLEQSKLELQDSLTENSALKEQIGVFEGKLDSMTQELWLANTENKKLQTGMKLLRENNLYLEIKCKETDKNKKLYSSAEDASRLQDQLQIVSSEILSLKSEIATLKYMNESLSTDLQRKLFRIKDLDDNLNSSKQEFAKEITLKQRVNELLHNEIASYKKQIERLTSKNLETPEKKIIQELVDLKEKLVNSEKECNELKSTVDKYINIDEKKLISKFGNPKKLIEILRRQLVKEKRHKDTLQRQVESFLVELEQKLPMIDSFKERNSSLERELLRITSSLEETAKERDIKDRELTNLQKKISNNEQFNDELLRQRSDLAHQVQYLLLCIDNKSPFTEKEATLVKKIVSNENTENDTDSHKIISKRLLHFQNVKELQQKNMELLRTTRQLVQTLERQEQEQQKTLRITDNNKIVESAKSTSVDLEKHIKTLESKINIISQERDSYKLLVTNSTIQSNTSNNSISSLQQCELEKERLTNELSSMKQQHVKVLEELENKIKTLQKSQLTSKMEVEKHALNFDEMKDNNNLLKEYVDKLENKIKTLEQDLAENELFEKNLITGGVNNLEQSKIIELSVAEQKISFLDKEISNLKSKNKNLEDKILTMTLSKNLLDNKVLQLETSLSERELPKNTQIKNEEKEPAKQQTYTFERKKLESVNDSDISYLYYENLEELQNQFRTLRRELKEVQEDLDMKTESHLKLENKYTKVKNDLKQATYKLASVYTTLEQKNSFLANSVSQLQGKEKELNELKSKLVEKTEKLQMAENENSEKINNAIVLLQTMVEENTTFKDAFKHFKNSLSRLRQAINSIQQQSLVIESNYNTEIDHANERLEEAEVKMASFDGKVTEILESYDGKILNTAAIGHLVRSLIHEKKMLALNLNSANYSLRRARYRNKNPREKFPSFVKIDQQSKKEEDKEEVMENTTKLLALEESNAKLIKEVENCTKVNETLSSQLADMQVKLEPLEQEINELKLKVAEKEQHLNICQEELERWKLRSQTILQQGKIVEEEAHMKSLEKIKTLEEQLETVRTENAQLTDRFDRLKKQAHEKLDAAKTMQINLTTQINELNETKVNLEKSLQQEIEKNNQSGNGAADESEEIIRLRAELEKSNNFSNELEKKVEDAKKFKNEIESLKSELQSVKAYENSTVNSKIIKDLKESFKREKDELIEQMKKEFKTKLEKEKETILAQRKNNILANGQESANIEELKKKWEEEQEALILKRITEAEENLKKRMRLPSEEKINAVIEKRRKVLEQEFETKLRELGLNADGNGVVTDTRAQIEKELREKFNLELAEIKKKAFEEGKQQSMMKSTLLERKLSKLESQTLSPTKNNDSNETQVPSKINLSNINSSSPPLGEKVLQLNYGANVVAETDNDDNPFTLQSGKDETLLTKRSADNEIIQDIIKRPKEE